One Candidatus Omnitrophota bacterium DNA window includes the following coding sequences:
- a CDS encoding FkbM family methyltransferase, producing MKLSWNSLKNRSKSIVADTIKKIKIIHKLDYAKFDILMCDNLRLNSCAKEPGTIKWIETFGKNDVFVDIGANVGAYSLVASRYCRLVYAFEPSIFNFYMLEKNILANRFTSIIPFNIALYSDKRINAFSYNQTSEGGSCNTIVNTVIGDNWIQHVLSYSLDDFAEEFNLPQIDHIKLDVDGNEYEILQGAVKLLPRVKSILIESDTERYSKITNFLTAIGFEKSQQHRLDDKYSNLIFIRQK from the coding sequence ATGAAGCTATCGTGGAATTCTTTAAAAAACAGGTCAAAATCTATTGTAGCGGACACAATCAAAAAGATTAAAATCATTCATAAATTAGATTACGCGAAATTCGATATCCTGATGTGTGATAATCTGCGCCTTAATTCATGCGCCAAGGAACCGGGGACCATAAAATGGATAGAAACGTTCGGGAAAAATGACGTTTTTGTTGATATCGGGGCCAACGTAGGCGCGTACTCTTTGGTAGCATCCAGATACTGCAGGCTTGTTTATGCCTTTGAGCCGTCCATTTTTAATTTTTATATGCTGGAGAAAAACATACTAGCAAACAGGTTTACCAGTATTATTCCGTTTAATATCGCCTTGTACAGCGATAAGCGCATAAACGCTTTTTCATATAATCAGACGTCCGAAGGCGGATCTTGCAATACTATTGTAAATACAGTAATAGGCGATAACTGGATCCAGCACGTTCTTTCTTACTCGCTGGATGATTTTGCGGAGGAATTCAACTTGCCGCAGATAGATCATATAAAACTTGATGTTGATGGTAATGAATATGAGATATTGCAGGGGGCCGTGAAATTACTCCCCAGAGTAAAAAGTATATTGATTGAATCCGATACGGAGCGGTATAGTAAAATAACAAATTTCCTGACAGCCATCGGGTTTGAAAAATCTCAACAGCACCGTCTTGACGATAAGTATTCAAATCTTATCTTTATAAGGCAAAAATGA
- a CDS encoding radical SAM protein, whose product MKILLIYPNKTMTTRMPLGVGYLISYLKAAGHQVDVFDTTFVKCGSGVSDDQLRAYSLQVRNPDFSEYNIIEQEADVIGELFKKIEKCVPDVVGISVVDPNYRFGLELARAIKRDYKNIFVLFGGPTVTFSPEEVIAEDCVDAICVGEGEEAVPELCSKFAEGKDILNVGNIWIKHNGKVYRNDVRSLIDLDSLLQPDWSLFDERHLIRPLGGKMYRMGIFSLTRGCLFRCTYCANFALSNIYKNKGALYRIKRPDLAVKEIAECKEKYNLNFAFFVDDIFPLHKEDVLDEFCRLYKKNVKIPFNVSLHAELVREKQFAKLVDAGCRNICVGLESGNPKIREEIFERRCSDEHIINVFKLAHKYKVRSSSFNIIGIPHETRKNIFETIELNRKANPTTTTLTFLHPYRGTKVRGLCVQENIFDISKEREFEDGYRTDSCLNLKDVSRKELNGIFKTFQMYLKLPKIFYPLIGLAENDSVFSRRLYSLLRKIFYFITRKEAVWDFTKEKA is encoded by the coding sequence ATGAAGATTTTACTTATATATCCCAATAAAACGATGACGACCCGCATGCCGCTGGGGGTAGGATATCTAATCTCTTATCTTAAGGCCGCCGGGCATCAGGTGGATGTTTTTGACACGACTTTTGTGAAATGCGGTAGCGGCGTCAGCGATGATCAATTAAGGGCATATTCTCTGCAGGTGCGTAATCCCGACTTCTCTGAATACAATATTATTGAGCAGGAGGCGGATGTTATCGGCGAACTTTTTAAAAAAATAGAAAAGTGCGTTCCGGATGTCGTCGGTATCAGCGTCGTTGACCCTAATTACCGTTTTGGTTTAGAGCTTGCGAGGGCGATAAAGAGGGACTATAAGAATATCTTTGTTTTGTTCGGCGGACCTACGGTCACTTTTTCTCCCGAGGAAGTTATCGCTGAAGATTGCGTGGATGCTATCTGCGTCGGAGAAGGCGAAGAAGCCGTTCCGGAATTGTGCTCAAAATTCGCTGAAGGCAAAGACATCCTAAACGTCGGCAATATATGGATAAAACACAATGGGAAAGTCTATCGTAATGATGTGCGGTCGCTCATCGATCTGGATTCTTTGCTGCAACCTGACTGGAGCTTGTTTGACGAGCGCCATTTAATACGTCCCCTGGGGGGTAAGATGTACCGCATGGGTATATTTTCTCTCACGCGCGGTTGTCTTTTCCGCTGTACTTATTGCGCCAATTTTGCCCTGTCCAATATCTATAAAAACAAGGGTGCGCTATATCGTATAAAACGCCCGGATCTGGCGGTTAAAGAGATAGCGGAATGCAAGGAAAAATATAATCTTAATTTTGCGTTCTTTGTAGATGATATTTTTCCTCTGCACAAAGAGGATGTTTTGGACGAGTTCTGTCGTCTTTATAAAAAGAACGTAAAGATCCCTTTCAATGTAAGTTTACACGCAGAGCTGGTCCGAGAGAAACAGTTTGCCAAACTTGTTGACGCCGGCTGCCGCAATATTTGCGTCGGGCTCGAGTCCGGTAATCCAAAAATAAGGGAAGAGATTTTTGAGCGTCGTTGTTCCGATGAGCATATTATCAATGTTTTTAAATTGGCGCATAAATATAAAGTGCGCAGCTCATCTTTCAATATCATAGGTATACCGCATGAGACCAGGAAAAATATATTTGAAACCATTGAATTAAACCGGAAGGCCAACCCTACGACTACCACGCTTACCTTTTTACATCCCTATCGCGGCACAAAGGTTAGAGGCCTGTGTGTTCAAGAAAATATTTTTGATATATCAAAAGAAAGAGAGTTCGAGGACGGTTACAGGACAGACTCCTGCCTTAACTTAAAAGACGTGTCCAGAAAAGAGCTGAACGGTATTTTCAAAACTTTTCAGATGTATTTAAAATTACCCAAAATATTTTATCCATTGATTGGTCTGGCAGAAAATGATAGCGTGTTTTCCCGCAGGCTTTATAGTCTTTTGAGGAAAATCTTTTACTTTATCACCAGAAAAGAGGCAGTTTGGGATTTTACCAAAGAGAAGGCATAG
- a CDS encoding phosphoglycerate dehydrogenase, with amino-acid sequence MKQFFGEKILISTSSFAATDTEPLDMLKNAGCEVMDNPYKRRLTKPELLGLLSKGITGLIAGLEILDKEIMSKSRLKVISRCGSGMSNVDLAAAEELGITVCSTPDAPVNSVAELTLAAILSLIRAVPFMDNELHKGRWAKRIGFLLEGKTVVIVGFGRIGRRLSQLLIPFRVRVLVVDPLIKNSDANVTTLSLEKALSEADIISIHSSGNNCIIGKNELRKIKKGAFILNAARGGAVNEDALVKALEEKRIAGAWLDVFEEEPYAGPLIKYPQVMLTPHVGSYTVECRKRMEMEAVKNLIEALRKY; translated from the coding sequence ATGAAGCAATTTTTCGGAGAAAAGATACTTATAAGCACCTCATCTTTTGCAGCTACTGACACGGAACCCTTAGATATGCTTAAAAATGCAGGGTGTGAAGTAATGGATAATCCTTATAAGCGCCGGCTAACAAAACCTGAACTGTTAGGATTATTGTCAAAGGGCATAACAGGTTTGATTGCAGGATTAGAAATTCTAGACAAAGAAATAATGTCTAAATCCAGATTAAAGGTTATATCCAGATGTGGTTCCGGGATGTCTAATGTGGATCTTGCGGCAGCCGAGGAATTAGGAATTACAGTATGTTCAACTCCGGACGCTCCAGTAAATTCTGTTGCCGAACTTACACTGGCAGCCATACTGAGTCTTATAAGGGCCGTGCCTTTTATGGACAATGAACTTCATAAAGGCAGATGGGCCAAGCGGATAGGCTTCCTGCTTGAAGGGAAGACAGTGGTAATCGTAGGTTTTGGGCGCATAGGCAGAAGATTAAGCCAGCTGCTTATACCTTTTAGAGTAAGGGTATTGGTAGTAGACCCGCTTATAAAGAATAGCGATGCTAATGTAACAACCCTATCGCTTGAGAAGGCATTGTCAGAAGCCGATATTATCAGTATACATTCCAGTGGGAACAATTGTATTATTGGAAAGAATGAATTGCGGAAGATAAAAAAAGGCGCATTTATCCTTAATGCGGCACGCGGCGGAGCTGTAAATGAAGACGCTCTCGTAAAGGCGCTGGAGGAAAAACGCATTGCAGGGGCATGGCTTGATGTATTTGAAGAGGAGCCATATGCTGGGCCGTTGATAAAATATCCGCAAGTTATGCTTACCCCCCACGTTGGTTCTTACACGGTT
- a CDS encoding radical SAM protein, producing the protein MKPFKALLLYPNGKLLNPPPISIGIFTALLKQNGFEADLFDTTFYADKKERGSDDAKQENLQVRPFDYGERDVRLNEGLFEDDLVKKVQDFKPDLITISILECTYPIALRMIKAIERFDIPVLAGGVFATFAPEIILSNKNISMVCRGEGEDALIEVCKRLSEGKDCFGVENLVIKKDGRIIVNKLKKPIDLNGLPIPDYDLFEKQRFFRPMAGKVYLTIPIETNRGCPYSCTFCNSPSTSQLYRDSDAGVFFRKKSMKKIKEEVQYLVKKWNAEYVYFASDTFLTLTDDEFEEFIDFYADIKLPFWMQSRVEVITKYKIKKLKEVGCHRMSMGLEHGNDEFRKKVLKKRFDNDKMIKASKIIADVGIPLTVNNIIGFPGETRELIFDTIGLNRQLVFDTVNAATFAPFHGTPLYKLCVEKGFISEGFTPGSINVDVSLDMPQLSKEEVRGLQRTFALYARMPKEYWQQIKRAEKFDDEGNRMFNMLKKIYQDKYFTK; encoded by the coding sequence ATGAAACCTTTTAAAGCTTTGCTTTTATATCCCAACGGTAAACTTTTAAATCCGCCGCCGATCTCTATCGGCATATTTACAGCTTTACTCAAGCAAAATGGTTTTGAAGCGGACTTGTTTGATACTACTTTTTATGCCGACAAAAAAGAGAGGGGATCGGATGATGCCAAGCAGGAAAATCTTCAGGTCCGTCCTTTTGATTATGGAGAAAGAGACGTAAGGCTTAATGAAGGGCTCTTTGAAGACGATCTTGTCAAAAAAGTGCAGGATTTTAAGCCGGACCTGATTACCATTTCTATCCTGGAATGCACATATCCGATCGCTCTTCGCATGATAAAAGCCATTGAAAGATTTGATATCCCTGTTCTTGCCGGCGGGGTATTCGCTACTTTTGCGCCGGAAATTATCCTGTCAAACAAAAATATTAGCATGGTATGCCGCGGTGAAGGAGAAGACGCCCTGATTGAGGTGTGCAAGCGTTTGTCGGAAGGCAAAGATTGTTTTGGCGTAGAGAACCTGGTCATCAAAAAAGACGGCAGGATAATAGTCAATAAATTAAAAAAGCCCATAGATCTGAACGGGCTGCCAATTCCCGATTACGACTTATTTGAGAAGCAGAGATTTTTCCGCCCCATGGCAGGCAAGGTATATTTGACAATACCGATAGAAACTAACAGGGGATGTCCGTATTCCTGCACTTTTTGTAATTCTCCGTCGACTTCACAGCTGTATCGTGACAGTGATGCCGGAGTATTTTTCAGGAAAAAATCCATGAAGAAGATCAAGGAAGAAGTGCAGTATTTGGTAAAGAAATGGAATGCTGAATATGTTTATTTTGCTTCCGATACTTTTTTAACTCTTACCGATGATGAGTTTGAAGAATTTATCGATTTTTATGCGGATATAAAACTGCCTTTTTGGATGCAGTCACGAGTCGAGGTGATTACTAAATACAAGATAAAAAAACTTAAAGAGGTGGGGTGCCACCGCATGTCCATGGGGCTCGAGCACGGCAATGATGAGTTTCGGAAGAAGGTGCTAAAGAAAAGATTCGATAATGATAAGATGATAAAGGCATCGAAGATAATAGCCGACGTCGGAATACCCTTAACGGTTAATAATATAATAGGATTCCCCGGTGAAACCCGGGAGCTGATTTTTGATACTATTGGATTGAACCGTCAGCTTGTTTTTGATACTGTAAATGCCGCTACTTTCGCCCCTTTTCACGGCACACCCTTGTATAAACTTTGTGTTGAAAAGGGCTTTATATCTGAGGGTTTTACCCCCGGCTCTATCAACGTAGACGTGTCATTGGATATGCCTCAATTATCCAAAGAAGAGGTAAGGGGACTGCAAAGGACGTTTGCTTTATATGCCCGCATGCCGAAGGAATATTGGCAGCAGATAAAGAGAGCTGAAAAGTTTGACGATGAGGGCAACCGCATGTTCAATATGCTTAAGAAGATTTATCAGGATAAATATTTTACAAAATGA
- a CDS encoding 3-deoxy-manno-octulosonate cytidylyltransferase has protein sequence MKIIAMIPARMGSSRFPGKPLADICGKTMIEHVWRRARLNKNISDIYIATCDTEIKEKALAFGAKVIMTSSKHTRCTDRIAEACQKLDKAGIAFDVVLNIQGDEPMLDPDTLDLLVKPFLEEKDIFCVNLIEILEGEEEINSYNNVKVVFDQNGFALYFSRLPIPYGKARGHYKQLGLYGLSREIALKYLTMKETPLEIAESDDMMRFIETGIKVKVILSPNKTKGIDTPQDREAVSKIMENDPFFRSYGNL, from the coding sequence ATGAAAATTATTGCTATGATCCCCGCCCGCATGGGATCAAGCCGTTTCCCGGGGAAACCTCTTGCGGATATCTGCGGCAAGACCATGATAGAGCATGTTTGGCGGCGGGCGAGGCTTAATAAAAATATCAGCGATATTTATATAGCTACTTGTGATACCGAGATAAAAGAAAAGGCCTTGGCGTTTGGCGCAAAGGTGATCATGACAAGTTCCAAACATACGCGCTGCACGGATCGCATTGCCGAAGCCTGTCAGAAACTGGATAAGGCCGGCATTGCTTTTGACGTTGTTTTGAACATACAGGGCGATGAGCCCATGCTTGACCCGGATACGCTGGATTTACTGGTAAAACCATTTCTTGAAGAGAAAGACATTTTCTGCGTTAACCTTATTGAAATCTTGGAAGGCGAGGAGGAGATAAATAGTTACAACAATGTTAAGGTGGTTTTTGATCAAAACGGGTTTGCTCTATATTTCTCGCGCCTGCCCATCCCTTACGGGAAGGCGCGCGGGCATTACAAGCAGCTGGGACTTTATGGCTTGTCCAGGGAGATAGCGCTGAAGTATTTAACCATGAAAGAAACGCCTCTGGAGATCGCCGAGTCCGATGACATGATGCGGTTTATAGAAACCGGGATCAAGGTTAAGGTGATCTTGTCTCCCAATAAGACTAAGGGGATCGATACTCCGCAGGATCGCGAGGCGGTCTCGAAGATCATGGAGAACGATCCTTTTTTTAGGAGCTACGGGAACCTATGA
- a CDS encoding Gfo/Idh/MocA family oxidoreductase, whose amino-acid sequence MTTNRLKKKYKVGIIGYGKVGKIRHECVDRHPALELTGVCDINPGVWQQPGVPFFDDFRKVLDKKPDIVFICSYNRHIPEIAVEAISRGIHVFSEKPPGCTLEDVKAIQRSSVNNPSVKVKFGFNHRYHEGVKEARSIVKSARLGNIMWMRGIYGKAGGAGYDLDWRNKKALSGGGILIDQGIHMLDLFRYFCGEFDEVKSFVGNSYWKVEVEDNVFALLRNAGTGQTAMIHSSATQWRHKFLLEIYMEKGYLEIDGILSSTRTYGRETLKIARCIFDKNNYPMPNPQENMVYYDDDDSWIAEISEFVECVAEDKPITNGGVDDAIKTMDLVQRIYADDKNINAGGVSDLCGRGKI is encoded by the coding sequence ATGACGACGAACAGATTGAAAAAAAAGTATAAGGTCGGGATTATCGGCTACGGCAAGGTGGGAAAGATACGCCATGAATGCGTCGATCGCCATCCCGCCCTTGAATTGACGGGCGTGTGCGATATCAACCCCGGTGTGTGGCAGCAGCCGGGCGTGCCGTTTTTCGATGATTTTAGAAAAGTTTTGGATAAAAAACCGGATATCGTGTTCATATGTTCTTATAACCGGCACATACCGGAGATTGCCGTTGAGGCTATATCGCGCGGGATTCACGTGTTCAGCGAGAAACCGCCAGGCTGTACCCTGGAAGATGTAAAGGCGATTCAGCGCTCATCCGTCAACAATCCTTCGGTAAAGGTAAAATTCGGTTTTAACCACCGTTATCACGAAGGTGTTAAAGAGGCCAGGTCAATTGTAAAGAGCGCCAGATTAGGGAATATAATGTGGATGCGTGGCATATATGGCAAAGCCGGAGGAGCCGGTTATGATTTAGATTGGCGCAATAAGAAAGCGCTGTCCGGAGGGGGTATATTGATAGACCAGGGGATCCACATGCTCGACCTCTTCCGTTATTTTTGCGGAGAATTTGATGAGGTTAAAAGCTTTGTCGGTAATTCGTACTGGAAGGTGGAAGTCGAGGATAATGTCTTCGCGTTGCTGCGCAACGCCGGGACCGGGCAGACCGCGATGATTCATTCTTCGGCAACACAGTGGAGGCATAAATTTCTGCTGGAGATATATATGGAAAAAGGGTATTTGGAGATAGACGGGATCCTTTCCTCAACGCGGACATATGGCAGGGAGACATTAAAGATAGCCAGGTGTATTTTTGACAAAAATAATTACCCCATGCCTAATCCTCAGGAAAATATGGTTTATTATGATGACGACGACTCCTGGATAGCTGAGATCAGCGAGTTTGTAGAGTGCGTGGCAGAGGATAAGCCGATCACTAATGGCGGGGTGGATGACGCGATAAAGACAATGGACCTGGTCCAGAGGATATATGCCGATGATAAGAACATAAATGCCGGCGGTGTTTCAGATCTTTGCGGAAGGGGGAAAATATGA
- a CDS encoding SIS domain-containing protein: MENIETLFNNSADIHQFSKGYFRYLCGLMDRLDMGVIEGIVREFDKAHKNRNTVFFIGNGGSASTASHMANDFGLGTRKDEKLPFRAISLTDNVSSITAIANDSGYDNIFIRQLNLYYKRGDKLVAISASGNSPNVVNAARWVKKRGGRVIGLVGFDGGKLKEISDICVHVNTPKGEYGPVEDIHMIMDHLIYTWMWFKKRKG; encoded by the coding sequence ATGGAAAATATAGAAACTCTTTTTAATAACTCGGCCGATATACACCAGTTCAGCAAGGGTTATTTCAGGTATCTGTGCGGCCTGATGGACCGGCTTGACATGGGTGTGATAGAAGGTATCGTCAGGGAATTTGACAAGGCGCATAAAAATCGCAATACCGTGTTTTTCATAGGCAACGGCGGCTCTGCATCAACGGCTTCGCACATGGCAAACGATTTTGGATTAGGGACGCGCAAGGATGAGAAGCTGCCGTTTCGCGCAATATCTCTTACCGACAATGTTTCATCCATAACTGCCATTGCAAACGATTCCGGTTATGACAATATTTTTATCAGACAGCTCAATCTCTATTACAAGCGGGGCGATAAGCTTGTAGCCATTTCGGCAAGCGGCAATTCCCCTAATGTTGTAAATGCCGCAAGATGGGTCAAAAAACGAGGAGGCAGAGTTATAGGCCTTGTCGGCTTTGACGGAGGTAAATTAAAGGAAATAAGCGATATCTGCGTACATGTGAATACGCCGAAAGGCGAATATGGGCCCGTTGAGGATATCCACATGATAATGGACCATCTTATCTATACCTGGATGTGGTTTAAAAAACGAAAAGGATAA
- a CDS encoding glycyl-radical enzyme activating protein, which yields MSAKGFITRVQKFSLHDGPGIRTTIFLKGCPLNCVWCHNPENIPRFSEVLFLRERCAGCRRCVELCSKKCFDWQDKIVFKSDDCDRCGLCVNNCSLKALLWSGMELPAEEIIHQALSDKSYYEMSGGGVTISGGEPLFQIDFSCELASLAEKNGINVALDTSGYSEPEAFMKILPFVDLFLFDLKFIDPELHEKYTGRSNGCILDNFRRLHEAKKHVSVRVPLIPKVTDTPGNLAQIHEFVRSVDPVIDIIHIPFNVLMPEKYGMLGKTNLKYETF from the coding sequence ATGAGCGCAAAAGGTTTTATTACCAGGGTACAAAAGTTTTCCCTGCATGACGGGCCGGGCATCCGTACCACGATTTTTTTAAAAGGCTGCCCCCTTAATTGTGTCTGGTGCCATAATCCGGAAAATATCCCGCGGTTTTCCGAGGTCTTGTTTTTGCGCGAGCGTTGCGCAGGGTGCCGCAGATGCGTGGAGCTTTGTTCGAAAAAATGTTTTGACTGGCAGGATAAGATTGTTTTTAAAAGCGATGATTGCGATCGTTGCGGTTTGTGTGTCAATAATTGCAGTTTGAAAGCGCTTTTATGGTCAGGCATGGAATTGCCAGCCGAGGAGATTATTCATCAGGCGCTTAGCGATAAAAGTTATTATGAGATGTCCGGAGGAGGGGTAACGATTTCCGGGGGCGAACCGCTGTTTCAGATAGACTTTTCCTGTGAATTGGCAAGTCTTGCGGAGAAAAACGGAATAAACGTGGCCTTGGATACCAGCGGTTATTCCGAGCCCGAAGCCTTCATGAAAATTTTGCCTTTTGTCGATCTTTTCCTGTTTGATCTGAAATTTATCGATCCCGAGCTTCATGAAAAATATACAGGCAGGTCAAACGGATGTATTTTGGATAATTTTAGGCGTTTGCATGAGGCAAAGAAACATGTATCCGTAAGGGTGCCCCTGATTCCAAAAGTCACTGATACTCCCGGTAATCTGGCCCAAATACACGAGTTTGTAAGGTCGGTCGATCCGGTTATAGATATAATACATATACCTTTTAACGTCCTGATGCCGGAGAAATACGGCATGCTGGGTAAAACCAACTTAAAATATGAAACCTTTTAA
- a CDS encoding SDR family oxidoreductase — protein MKNKLLDKFGLKGKVVLITGTSKGLGRSIAEGLLEAGADVVALDRSENDYLPKLGKRLGVVFERIKVDLLQASEKDLEKVVNQVKKEFSRLDILINSAGISRRGEVEDFSDTDWQDVLKINLTVPFYLSRVAAKIFIKQRSGKIINLASMLSFQGGLRVPSYVASKHGIIGLTKSFANGLGKYGINVNAVAPGFMATDLTLPLQQDQKRNAAILQRISLGRWGKGEDLKGIVIFLSSPMSDYLNGAVIPVDGGYLCA, from the coding sequence ATGAAAAATAAGTTGCTGGATAAATTTGGTTTGAAGGGGAAAGTCGTTTTGATAACCGGTACCTCAAAAGGGTTGGGGCGGTCAATTGCCGAAGGGTTGCTTGAGGCCGGGGCCGATGTCGTTGCCCTGGATCGCTCGGAAAACGACTATTTGCCTAAACTGGGAAAAAGGCTTGGCGTTGTTTTCGAACGGATCAAGGTCGACCTTTTGCAGGCATCCGAGAAAGACCTCGAGAAGGTTGTAAATCAGGTGAAAAAAGAATTTTCCCGTTTAGATATACTTATTAATAGCGCGGGCATAAGCCGCCGCGGTGAAGTAGAGGATTTCAGCGACACCGACTGGCAGGATGTTCTGAAGATAAATTTAACCGTCCCGTTTTATTTATCCAGGGTGGCAGCTAAGATATTTATTAAACAGAGATCCGGAAAGATTATCAATCTGGCCTCCATGCTTTCTTTTCAGGGCGGTTTAAGAGTGCCGTCTTATGTCGCGTCGAAACACGGGATTATCGGCTTGACTAAAAGCTTCGCCAACGGACTGGGCAAATACGGCATCAATGTTAACGCTGTAGCTCCGGGCTTTATGGCTACGGATTTGACATTGCCCCTGCAGCAGGATCAAAAACGCAACGCCGCGATCTTGCAAAGAATATCGCTGGGACGCTGGGGGAAGGGCGAGGATCTAAAAGGTATTGTAATATTCTTATCTTCGCCGATGTCCGACTATCTCAACGGTGCCGTAATACCGGTTGACGGCGGATACCTTTGTGCTTAA
- a CDS encoding pyruvate formate lyase family protein — protein sequence MPITNTVIQTIKKDNEMYLDWLNKIGIDVGPDSYLAGPFVSPPYPVWPRNHDNFHYPLGMRRLLSLGFAGIKKEALDNAQKFNGNEKEYLLLIAQVYSAVIEIVKKFSLAAQKLGLKEIHKTCVALTERAPQTFLEACQLYWFAVIFRIGTSTVGRTDQHLFHFYKNDVGRNILTCHEAKKIVDELLFRFEKRGSGVGDTLQNIMLSGQDADGNDQTNDISYIILESMIINKYIEPKINVRLHKNSTPRLLELVARLQLTGRGICTVFNDDFIIKGLKLCGRPEKIAYNYCNDGCSEIILDGCGETWFRYIDCVKAVEHVLFNGAENIPDKKKMQYYSSMQDSIDVGSPIRKGLSTGDFLKMESFDEFYEAYLKQIKYQIRVMLKDPYNSDAYPMRLFTAATMPDVLENATEPYRNPSCYHTYGLFIGSLGTAVNSLAAVKYLIYDKKNICREDLLSALRNNFQDYRVLQGLCKGAPKFGNDDDFVDKLAVDIAGKFALWVQEHKDRTGRPILPGLYNHLFNHTAYSVGATPDGREFGSLVGEHISPTPGTALKGPTAVINSVCKLNLSEQVFGSTLHLNLPLTVFKEIEHPESILISLVKVFCQKGGCVLNINILDKQKLLDAQKHPDRYKDLIVRVWGFSYYFVLLSKEMQDHVIARAQ from the coding sequence ATGCCTATAACAAATACTGTCATCCAAACTATTAAAAAGGATAATGAGATGTATCTCGACTGGCTTAATAAGATCGGGATAGACGTCGGCCCAGATTCTTATCTGGCCGGTCCATTTGTTTCTCCCCCTTATCCGGTCTGGCCGCGCAACCATGATAACTTTCATTACCCGCTGGGCATGCGCAGGCTTCTTTCTCTGGGATTTGCCGGAATTAAAAAAGAGGCTTTAGACAATGCCCAAAAATTCAATGGCAATGAGAAGGAATACCTGTTGCTTATAGCACAGGTTTATTCGGCCGTGATCGAGATCGTGAAAAAATTCTCTTTGGCTGCGCAAAAACTCGGGTTAAAAGAAATCCATAAGACTTGTGTTGCTTTGACTGAAAGGGCCCCACAGACGTTCCTCGAGGCATGTCAGCTTTACTGGTTTGCCGTGATCTTCCGGATAGGAACTTCTACTGTCGGGCGCACAGATCAGCATCTTTTCCATTTTTATAAGAATGACGTCGGAAGAAATATCCTTACCTGCCACGAAGCAAAAAAGATCGTGGATGAACTTTTGTTTCGTTTTGAAAAACGCGGATCGGGGGTAGGCGACACCTTACAGAATATTATGCTTTCAGGGCAGGATGCAGATGGCAACGACCAGACTAATGACATCAGCTACATCATTCTGGAATCCATGATCATCAACAAATACATCGAGCCAAAAATTAATGTTCGTTTACACAAGAATAGTACGCCGAGACTGCTGGAACTTGTTGCTCGCCTGCAGCTTACCGGCAGGGGCATATGTACCGTATTTAACGACGACTTTATTATTAAGGGATTAAAGCTATGCGGCCGTCCTGAGAAAATCGCTTATAACTATTGTAACGACGGCTGTTCTGAAATAATCCTCGACGGGTGCGGAGAGACCTGGTTTCGTTACATAGATTGCGTTAAAGCCGTCGAACATGTTCTGTTTAATGGTGCGGAGAATATTCCCGATAAAAAGAAGATGCAGTATTATTCTTCGATGCAGGATTCAATTGATGTAGGATCGCCTATTAGAAAAGGGCTGAGCACAGGCGATTTTTTAAAAATGGAAAGCTTCGATGAATTCTATGAGGCTTATTTAAAACAGATAAAATATCAGATAAGGGTCATGCTTAAAGACCCTTATAACAGCGATGCTTACCCCATGCGTTTATTCACCGCCGCAACAATGCCTGATGTTCTGGAAAATGCCACGGAACCATATAGAAACCCGTCCTGTTATCACACTTACGGGCTTTTCATAGGTTCATTGGGTACGGCCGTAAATAGCTTAGCGGCGGTCAAATATTTAATCTATGACAAAAAGAATATTTGCCGGGAAGACCTTCTTTCGGCCCTGCGTAATAATTTTCAGGATTATCGCGTTTTGCAGGGTCTTTGCAAGGGCGCCCCTAAGTTCGGTAATGATGACGATTTCGTGGATAAACTGGCAGTTGATATCGCCGGAAAATTCGCTTTATGGGTGCAGGAGCATAAGGATCGCACGGGACGGCCAATCTTGCCGGGGCTTTATAATCATTTATTCAATCATACGGCGTATAGCGTCGGCGCAACGCCTGACGGTCGCGAATTCGGCTCTTTGGTGGGGGAGCATATATCACCTACTCCCGGTACGGCTCTTAAAGGTCCGACCGCTGTGATAAATTCCGTTTGTAAATTAAATTTAAGTGAACAGGTATTTGGGTCGACTTTACATTTAAATCTGCCGCTTACGGTTTTCAAAGAGATCGAGCATCCTGAGAGCATCCTGATATCTCTGGTTAAAGTGTTTTGCCAAAAAGGGGGGTGTGTTTTAAATATTAATATTTTGGATAAACAAAAGCTTTTAGACGCGCAAAAGCATCCCGATAGATACAAAGACCTTATCGTCCGCGTCTGGGGTTTTTCTTACTACTTTGTCTTGTTAAGCAAAGAAATGCAGGACCATGTGATAGCGAGGGCGCAATGA